One window of the Phycodurus eques isolate BA_2022a chromosome 7, UOR_Pequ_1.1, whole genome shotgun sequence genome contains the following:
- the LOC133405268 gene encoding nucleolar and coiled-body phosphoprotein 1-like isoform X2, translating into MISNKVQKTGIATAAYRAVPPPASIQRAPAPTAPVALKKSAAKESTSESSDSSSDEEKAKKPAAEVTPAQVATQDSSSSDSSSEDETPAKPATKAAAPSTPSAASQAPSYAKPVAAKAAILVAKVAATTATDSSSNSDSSSDDEPVKAKPAMAKPTTPASKPATPAIKVSAKAGKSSSDSDSSSGDEEPALTKAFTTKLATPVALAAVALAKNATPAKTAAAESSSDSDSSSDDESVKAKPAMCKTATPASKPATPATTFGATARKSSSDSDSSSSDEKPALTKAFTTKLVTRVALAAVALAITATPAKTGTPAKTAATESSSDSDSSSD; encoded by the exons ATGATTAGCAATAAAGTGCAGAAGACTGGAATTGCCACAG CAGCATACAGGGCAGTCCCGCCTCCTGCTTCAATACAGAGAGCTCCGGCTCCAACTGCACCAGTTGCTTTGAAGAAGTCTGCCGCAAAGGAGTCCACTTCTGAGAGCTCAG ATTCAAGCTCAGATGAAGAGAAGGCTAAAAAGCCTGCAGCTGAGGTCACACCAGCTCAAGTGGCAACGCAAGACTCCTCAAGCTCAG ACAGCAGCTCAGAAGATGAAACTCCGGCAAAGCCTGCTACCAAAGCTGCTGCACCATCAACGCCATCTGCTGCTTCACAAGCACCATCTTACGCCAAGCCAGTTGCAGCAAAGGCTGCAATTCTTGTTGCTAAGGTCGCTGCCACCACTGCTACAGACAGCAGCTCCAACTCTGACTCCTCATCTGATGATGAACCGGTGAAAGCAAAGCCTGCAATGGCTAAACCAACCACCCCAGCTTCTAAGCCTGCAACTCCCGCCATAAAGGTTTCTGCGAAGGCAGGAAAAAGCAGTTCAGATTCAGACTCTTCATCTGGCGATGAAGAACCTGCACTAACCAAGGCATTTACAACTAAACTTGCCACACCTGTTGCATTGGCCGCAGTTGCTCTAGCAAAAAACGCAACTCCTGCAAAGACTGCTGCAGCAGAAAGCAGCTCAGACTCTGACTCCTCATCTGATGATGAATCGGTGAAAGCAAAGCCAGCAATGTGTAAAACAGCCACCCCAGCTTCGAAGCCTGCAACTCCTGCCACAACGTTTGGTGCGACGGCAAGAAAAAGCAGTTCAGATTCAGACTCTTCATCGAGTGATGAAAAACCTGCATTAACCAAGGCATTTACAACTAAACTTGTCACACGTGTTGCATTGGCCGCTGTTGCTCTAGCAATAACCGCAACTCCTGCAAAAACTGGTACTCCTGCAAAGACTGCTGCAACAGAAAGCAGCTCAGACTCTGACTCCTCATCTGACTGA
- the LOC133405268 gene encoding nucleolar protein dao-5-like isoform X1 has protein sequence MISNKVQKTGIATAAAYRAVPPPASIQRAPAPTAPVALKKSAAKESTSESSDSSSDEEKAKKPAAEVTPAQVATQDSSSSDSSSEDETPAKPATKAAAPSTPSAASQAPSYAKPVAAKAAILVAKVAATTATDSSSNSDSSSDDEPVKAKPAMAKPTTPASKPATPAIKVSAKAGKSSSDSDSSSGDEEPALTKAFTTKLATPVALAAVALAKNATPAKTAAAESSSDSDSSSDDESVKAKPAMCKTATPASKPATPATTFGATARKSSSDSDSSSSDEKPALTKAFTTKLVTRVALAAVALAITATPAKTGTPAKTAATESSSDSDSSSD, from the exons ATGATTAGCAATAAAGTGCAGAAGACTGGAATTGCCACAG CAGCAGCATACAGGGCAGTCCCGCCTCCTGCTTCAATACAGAGAGCTCCGGCTCCAACTGCACCAGTTGCTTTGAAGAAGTCTGCCGCAAAGGAGTCCACTTCTGAGAGCTCAG ATTCAAGCTCAGATGAAGAGAAGGCTAAAAAGCCTGCAGCTGAGGTCACACCAGCTCAAGTGGCAACGCAAGACTCCTCAAGCTCAG ACAGCAGCTCAGAAGATGAAACTCCGGCAAAGCCTGCTACCAAAGCTGCTGCACCATCAACGCCATCTGCTGCTTCACAAGCACCATCTTACGCCAAGCCAGTTGCAGCAAAGGCTGCAATTCTTGTTGCTAAGGTCGCTGCCACCACTGCTACAGACAGCAGCTCCAACTCTGACTCCTCATCTGATGATGAACCGGTGAAAGCAAAGCCTGCAATGGCTAAACCAACCACCCCAGCTTCTAAGCCTGCAACTCCCGCCATAAAGGTTTCTGCGAAGGCAGGAAAAAGCAGTTCAGATTCAGACTCTTCATCTGGCGATGAAGAACCTGCACTAACCAAGGCATTTACAACTAAACTTGCCACACCTGTTGCATTGGCCGCAGTTGCTCTAGCAAAAAACGCAACTCCTGCAAAGACTGCTGCAGCAGAAAGCAGCTCAGACTCTGACTCCTCATCTGATGATGAATCGGTGAAAGCAAAGCCAGCAATGTGTAAAACAGCCACCCCAGCTTCGAAGCCTGCAACTCCTGCCACAACGTTTGGTGCGACGGCAAGAAAAAGCAGTTCAGATTCAGACTCTTCATCGAGTGATGAAAAACCTGCATTAACCAAGGCATTTACAACTAAACTTGTCACACGTGTTGCATTGGCCGCTGTTGCTCTAGCAATAACCGCAACTCCTGCAAAAACTGGTACTCCTGCAAAGACTGCTGCAACAGAAAGCAGCTCAGACTCTGACTCCTCATCTGACTGA